In the Euphorbia lathyris chromosome 5, ddEupLath1.1, whole genome shotgun sequence genome, one interval contains:
- the LOC136231195 gene encoding probable indole-3-acetic acid-amido synthetase GH3.1 isoform X1, whose product MAVIDSALSSPANEKDAKALQFIEELTRNADSVQEKILAEILIRNSGVEYLKRFNLDGATDRDTFKSKLPVVTYEDLQPDIQRIANGDRSKIFSSHPISEFLTSCSSGTSAGERKLMPTIADELDRRQLLYSLLMPVMNLYVPGLEKGKGLYFLFIKAETKTPGGLVARPVLTSYYKSEHFKNRPFDPYNVYTSPNETILCTDSFQSMYSQMLCGLIMREEVLRVGAVFASGLLRAIRFLQLNWNQLVLDISTGTLNPKLTDSAIRDSISKLLKPNPELANFITKQCSDENWEGIITRIWPNTKYLDVIVTGAMAQYIPTLEYYSGGLPMACTMYASSECYFGLNLNPMCKPSDVCYTIMPNMAYFEFLPHDPSSAHALSRDSPPRLVDLADLEIGKEYELVITTYAGLYRYRVGDILLVVGFHNSAPKFKFVRRKNVLLSIDADKTDESELQKAIENASLLLQEFNTSVVEYTSFADTKTIPGHYVIYWELLVKDPANSPPEEVLNQCCLAMEEKMNTVYRQGRVADNSIGPLEIRVVQNGTFEELMDYAISRGASINQYKVPRCVSFTPIMELLDSRVVSKHFSPSLPQWTPERRR is encoded by the exons atgGCTGTTATTGATTCAGCTCTATCTTCCCCTGCAAATGAGAAAGACGCCAAAGCTCTTCAGTTCATCGAAGAGCTAACCCGAAATGCTGACTCCGTTCAAGAAAAAATCCTCGCCGAGATTCTCATTAGAAACTCCGGTGTTGAGTATCTGAAACGCTTCAACCTCGACGGAGCCACCGATCGAGACACGTTCAAGTCTAAATTACCTGTTGTCACTTACGAAGATCTCCAGCCTGATATTCAACGGATCGCTAATGGCGATCGCTCTAAAATCTTCTCCTCTCATCCTATCTCCGAGTTTCTCACAAG TTGCAGCTCTGGTACTTCTGCCGGTGAGAGAAAACTAATGCCGACGATTGCAGATGAGTTGGACCGGCGGCAGTTATTATACAGTCTTCTGATGCCGGTGATGAACCT TTATGTGCCAGGACTGGAGAAAGGGAAAGGACTGTATTTTCTGTTCATAAAGGCAGAGACAAAGACGCCAGGAGGACTAGTGGCGCGTCCGGTGCTCACAAGTTACTACAAAAGTGAACATTTCAAGAACAGGCCATTTGATCCATACAATGTCTACACAAGCCCTAACGAGACAATTCTCTGCACTGACTCTTTCCAGAGTATGTATTCTCAAATGCTGTGTGGCCTTATTATGCGTGAAGAAGTTCTCCGAGTCGGTGCAGTTTTCGCCTCCGGTCTTCTCCGAGCCATCCGTTTCCTTCAGCTTAACTGGAACCAACTCGTTCTCGATATCTCCACCGGAACACTAAACCCTAAACTCACCGATTCTGCAATTAGAGATTCCATTTCAAAACTCCTCAAACCGAATCCGGAATTAGCTAATTTCATTACCAAACAATGCTCAGATGAAAATTGGGAAGGTATTATCACTAGAATTTGGCCAAACACTAAATACCTAGACGTCATTGTTACCGGAGCTATGGCTCAGTATATTCCGACTCTAGAGTATTACAGCGGCGGTTTACCTATGGCTTGCACTATGTATGCTTCCTCCGAGTGCTATTTTGGACTTAATCTCAACCCAATGTGTAAACCATCTGATGTTTGTTACACAATCATGCCAAACATGGCTTACTTCGAGTTCCTACCTCATGATCCATCCTCAGCACATGCTCTATCACGTGACTCTCCTCCACGTCTCGTTGATCTTGCCGATCTCGAAATCGGAAAAGAATATGAACTCGTTATCACCACCTACGCCGGTCTTTACCGTTACCGAGTCGGCGACATCCTCCTCGTCGTCGGATTTCACAACTCCGCCCCGAAGTTCAAGTTCGTCAGGAGGAAGAACGTGTTATTGAGCATTGACGCCGATAAAACAGATGAATCTGAATTACAGAAAGCAATTGAAAACGCCTCTTTGTTGCTCCAGGAGTTCAATACTAGTGTCGTTGAGTACACTAGTTTCGCCGATACAAAAACAATCCCTGGGCATTACGTTATATACTGGGAATTGCTTGTGAAAGATCCGGCGAACTCGCCACCGGAGGAAGTGTTGAATCAGTGCTGTTTAGCAATGGAGGAGAAGATGAACACGGTGTACCGGCAAGGAAGAGTTGCTGATAACTCAATCGGACCCTTGGAGATCAGAGTAGTTCAAAACGGGACATTTGAAGAACTCATGGATTACGCAATTTCGAGAGGAGCTTCGATTAATCAGTACAAAGTTCCGAGATGTGTTAGCTTTACGCCGATCATGGAACTTTTAGATTCGAGAGTTGTGTCTAAACATTTCAGCCCAAGTCTGCCACAATGGACCCCAGAACGACGCCGTTGA
- the LOC136231195 gene encoding probable indole-3-acetic acid-amido synthetase GH3.1 isoform X2, whose protein sequence is MAVIDSALSSPANEKDAKALQFIEELTRNADSVQEKILAEILIRNSGVEYLKRFNLDGATDRDTFKSKLPVVTYEDLQPDIQRIANGDRSKIFSSHPISEFLTSSGTSAGERKLMPTIADELDRRQLLYSLLMPVMNLYVPGLEKGKGLYFLFIKAETKTPGGLVARPVLTSYYKSEHFKNRPFDPYNVYTSPNETILCTDSFQSMYSQMLCGLIMREEVLRVGAVFASGLLRAIRFLQLNWNQLVLDISTGTLNPKLTDSAIRDSISKLLKPNPELANFITKQCSDENWEGIITRIWPNTKYLDVIVTGAMAQYIPTLEYYSGGLPMACTMYASSECYFGLNLNPMCKPSDVCYTIMPNMAYFEFLPHDPSSAHALSRDSPPRLVDLADLEIGKEYELVITTYAGLYRYRVGDILLVVGFHNSAPKFKFVRRKNVLLSIDADKTDESELQKAIENASLLLQEFNTSVVEYTSFADTKTIPGHYVIYWELLVKDPANSPPEEVLNQCCLAMEEKMNTVYRQGRVADNSIGPLEIRVVQNGTFEELMDYAISRGASINQYKVPRCVSFTPIMELLDSRVVSKHFSPSLPQWTPERRR, encoded by the exons atgGCTGTTATTGATTCAGCTCTATCTTCCCCTGCAAATGAGAAAGACGCCAAAGCTCTTCAGTTCATCGAAGAGCTAACCCGAAATGCTGACTCCGTTCAAGAAAAAATCCTCGCCGAGATTCTCATTAGAAACTCCGGTGTTGAGTATCTGAAACGCTTCAACCTCGACGGAGCCACCGATCGAGACACGTTCAAGTCTAAATTACCTGTTGTCACTTACGAAGATCTCCAGCCTGATATTCAACGGATCGCTAATGGCGATCGCTCTAAAATCTTCTCCTCTCATCCTATCTCCGAGTTTCTCACAAG CTCTGGTACTTCTGCCGGTGAGAGAAAACTAATGCCGACGATTGCAGATGAGTTGGACCGGCGGCAGTTATTATACAGTCTTCTGATGCCGGTGATGAACCT TTATGTGCCAGGACTGGAGAAAGGGAAAGGACTGTATTTTCTGTTCATAAAGGCAGAGACAAAGACGCCAGGAGGACTAGTGGCGCGTCCGGTGCTCACAAGTTACTACAAAAGTGAACATTTCAAGAACAGGCCATTTGATCCATACAATGTCTACACAAGCCCTAACGAGACAATTCTCTGCACTGACTCTTTCCAGAGTATGTATTCTCAAATGCTGTGTGGCCTTATTATGCGTGAAGAAGTTCTCCGAGTCGGTGCAGTTTTCGCCTCCGGTCTTCTCCGAGCCATCCGTTTCCTTCAGCTTAACTGGAACCAACTCGTTCTCGATATCTCCACCGGAACACTAAACCCTAAACTCACCGATTCTGCAATTAGAGATTCCATTTCAAAACTCCTCAAACCGAATCCGGAATTAGCTAATTTCATTACCAAACAATGCTCAGATGAAAATTGGGAAGGTATTATCACTAGAATTTGGCCAAACACTAAATACCTAGACGTCATTGTTACCGGAGCTATGGCTCAGTATATTCCGACTCTAGAGTATTACAGCGGCGGTTTACCTATGGCTTGCACTATGTATGCTTCCTCCGAGTGCTATTTTGGACTTAATCTCAACCCAATGTGTAAACCATCTGATGTTTGTTACACAATCATGCCAAACATGGCTTACTTCGAGTTCCTACCTCATGATCCATCCTCAGCACATGCTCTATCACGTGACTCTCCTCCACGTCTCGTTGATCTTGCCGATCTCGAAATCGGAAAAGAATATGAACTCGTTATCACCACCTACGCCGGTCTTTACCGTTACCGAGTCGGCGACATCCTCCTCGTCGTCGGATTTCACAACTCCGCCCCGAAGTTCAAGTTCGTCAGGAGGAAGAACGTGTTATTGAGCATTGACGCCGATAAAACAGATGAATCTGAATTACAGAAAGCAATTGAAAACGCCTCTTTGTTGCTCCAGGAGTTCAATACTAGTGTCGTTGAGTACACTAGTTTCGCCGATACAAAAACAATCCCTGGGCATTACGTTATATACTGGGAATTGCTTGTGAAAGATCCGGCGAACTCGCCACCGGAGGAAGTGTTGAATCAGTGCTGTTTAGCAATGGAGGAGAAGATGAACACGGTGTACCGGCAAGGAAGAGTTGCTGATAACTCAATCGGACCCTTGGAGATCAGAGTAGTTCAAAACGGGACATTTGAAGAACTCATGGATTACGCAATTTCGAGAGGAGCTTCGATTAATCAGTACAAAGTTCCGAGATGTGTTAGCTTTACGCCGATCATGGAACTTTTAGATTCGAGAGTTGTGTCTAAACATTTCAGCCCAAGTCTGCCACAATGGACCCCAGAACGACGCCGTTGA